The Hordeum vulgare subsp. vulgare chromosome 4H, MorexV3_pseudomolecules_assembly, whole genome shotgun sequence genomic interval CCTGCGATCACGTCTCCAGACCATCTGTACACACGCCTCCTGGCTGGACAAAGTCCTCCTGCACGAAAGCATCAAATGTTGACATGTTGCCTTCTGTTGTTAATCTCCAAAAATCTTTCATAGATTTGTAGCTCCAATAATTTTCGTGACAATAATAAACATCCCAAAAAATAGACCAGTTTCCCAAGGGACAAAAATGTCGTCTAAAATGAGGCTAGAACGTCACCGAAGTTGGGAAGGTTGCTGACCCGGGAGGAAATCTACTAATGACTACCGTCACAAATAATTATCTTAGATGACGGTTCATTCTTCGTCATCATGGTGTGAGCCGGTGTATGTCCATGTCTTACTCTTACCTCGCCGGCAATCACGCCAGCACTCGGAGAAACGCACTCAACCGTCAAGCATAGGCACAACAAAGCCAACCAGCTCCGCTTAATATCAGGCTTCACGTGCATGTAATTGTATGAATTTACAGATTTGTAATTAAGGTGTCCCATTGTAAAAATGATTATTTAAGATGTACCCGGTCACCGGTCTGCATAGATTTGAGGGGCTGGATTTGGTgtatccggttgtagatgctctaaacaGCATTAGCCCTGCGCCTCAATTTAGCACGCACACACACAAGGAATATCGCTAAAAAAAATTAATATtgttttttttattctttttgaaaaataatgcgcccatttgaaaatttgaaaatcTGGGCCTGCCTCGGCCCTGGCGTCACCGATAGGATCCTGTCGGCGTCGGCGCGGCCGACAGGGGTCCAGTCGGCCTAGGCAAAGCCGATAAGGGCCTCTCGGCCACGTGGCGGCCGACTACTGGCCAGACCACGTCGACAGGCCAGTCGGCCAAGCCTCTCGGCCCTGGCGTAGCCGATAGGGCtatcggccagggggaggccgactAGTGGCCGCCAgcccctcctcctctcttcctccttcctcctttcttcctccttcctctttcttccttctcctttctaccttatctcctttctttctttctcctcCTACCTTCTCCCCCCACCCAAAAAATCTGCCATTTCCACTTTTTGAACCATACATTTGTTGTGTAAGGAGTAGGGCATCCGAACTATCCTTCTCACTCGCGATGTGGTAGTTTGTGGTGCATGTTGTGAAGctatttttggtggtggtggtggaggttgaggtggaggttgtggtggtggtggtggtggtggtggtgtgggtgtagttggttgttttggtggagttggaggtggtggtgtgggATTAATCTCGGTGTTCATCGTTCGTCGTTCATCGTTTCTGCAcacgcttcaagggtaaaatatttttgttgtttaaatagttttaggtgctccggtagattagtataaatttagttgtttaactgCTTGTAGGTGCTCCgatagattagtataaatttagttgtttaactatTTTTAGGTGCttcggtagattagtataaatttagttgtttaactagttttaggtgctccggtagattagtataaatttagttgtttaactagttataggtgctccggtagattagtataaattaaGTTTAGTAAATGAAGTAGTGTAAATATGTTTAGGTTCTCCGATAGatttggaaaatatatttccGTTTGTCATTCTTCTAAATTTTTTTCTTGTTGAATAATATGTTAGGTCAGCAGAGATGTCTGATTTAGTGACGTTATGTTTGCACTATGGTCGTGGTACCGTTCAAACAAATGAGATGGGAGCTGATCTTAGTGAATTTCAGTACACAGAGGTGGAGGTGTCCTCCCCTAATACATGGTCTGTTACTCAGTTGACAGAATGGCTTGCGCGATGTTTAGGGTTCAATACTGAAACACACACCGTCGAtgttcatgcattatggacccggtccactggtaatattttctggtatttgaagcatatagagcgggACGACCAATGGGTGCGCTTGTTATAATCTTGCGAGCGTAGGGGATGTCATCATGTGGCCTTACTTCTCCCCGTGCTAAAGCCGGTTACTGAACCTGAAGTGGAACGTAGCTCTAAATATGGTGAGAGCAGTGTAGGGATGCATGATTCACAGTCAATTCATGCGTCCCATGCTGGGGATGATTTTTACGAAGCAGGCCAGAGTAGTCAGGCAGAAGGGGGAGATGCAGATGATTATCTCAGCGGTGAGGCGGATGCCGACGAGATAGATGGGCAATGGAGACGTGTAGGCAAAATAGCTAACATAAAATAGCTAACATAAAATCGCGAGTGTAGGCAAAATAGCTAACATAAAACAGCTAACATAAAATTTCAAAGAGGAAAAAAGATGACACTTCCATCAAAAACAGCAAAAATAAATAAGGGgagaaataaggagaagaaatagagaaggagggagaagaaataggtgagaaaggagggagagggggggagtCGCTGCCACTAGTGGCCTATCGGCTTCCCCAAAGCCGAGTGGCCACTAATCGGCCACCTGGAAGCCGATAGGCTCCTGTCGGCTAGGGCGGGGCCGACGGCCTCCTGTCGGCTTGGGCGGGGCCGACAACTCCCACTCGGCCACACCAAGGCCGAAGCAGgtatatttttcaaattttttgatttgatgcattatttttcaaaaagaataaaaaaaatgcaatatttaaaaaaattagcaGGAATATCACCATGCAGTTCTGATTTTTATAGACTCTTCAAGTCCATTGATGCAAACCCAGGCTTCTCTCAAACATTTGCTGCCCCGCAACAGATCCAACATGCTAATCTAGTGGAGTTACATCCAACGGTTTGCTTCTTACACACCAGTCGGCTAGCTCAACCCATGAGCACTAGTCAGCCTTGCAGGCTTTACACACACAAGGGACTGCATGCCTACATTTCCATGATCCTATCAGTCGTTGCGTCAAGCAGAGTCTTGTCCTCTGATCTTGAGCCCGATCCACAAGATGGTAGCGGCGACCTCTGGCCAGGGCAGGGGCTACCGCCATGTGTTGCCAGCTTCCTGCCAATACACAAGATTGTTGTCACAGCTGTAGTGAACAGCAACCTCATTTTCGCCAAAAGAATAATATACACGCTGATGTGCATGAACTTGTACACATaagccctattactcaactcttaACAAACCCTTCCCGTGCATTATACCATTGTCACTATGCGGAACACTAGAGAACCAACATCTCTAGTATGGTATGTAGATTGTAGGATAGCAATCAGAGATCTTTTGATGTAACAGCGCTTGGAAAAGGCAAAACGAGAACCATTTTTCTAACATTTTGGCAGATAATGCAGGGTATATGTCATACAAATTAAGTTGCAAATTCTCTCTATGTACATAATATAGGTCCGGTAGACCATAAAAAACTGTAGTCTGAGGGAATAATCAAGTTGGTGTATGCTCAAACACATAATACGTTTGTATCCAATACAAGTAATCAGGATGTTTctcaaaaggaaacaagatagacGAGATCTACCAACCAAAACATCAACCTAATGCAAGTTGCAACCTACATACTGCAATATCATAACTACATTATACCACTCACATTAAGCAGTACTCAAGGAGCATAACTTACTCATTGCAACCATTATCAACATCACGGAGGTCATTTCTATCAGCAGGCGTATCTGATCCCCTCTTCTTATTGTCGCCATGTTCCTTTAACTGTCTTAGTGATTTCCCACGGTACTCTTCCTTTCTCTGTCCGGAATCTGAGAAGTCACCTCGCTTTCTTGACACGATGCACTATGAACAACATTAGTACTGGAATAGCGTAGCAAGGTTACACTCATTGAGCAGCAGTGAAGAAACATGGCTTACTCTCTTGAACCATTATCAGCATCGCAGTGGTGGCTTCTATCATCAACAGTATATGATCCCCTCTTGTTATCATTATCATGTTCTTCTGATTGTCTTGATGATTTTGCCCTGTGGTCCTCCGTTCCCTTTTGGGCAGCTGAGTAGTCATTTCGACTTCTTAGGAAGGTGGAGTATAAAAAACATTAGTTATGCTATTGGTATAACAAGATCACACCTGTCACACGCTAAAAAAATAAGATTACACTATCATATTTTAGCAACAGAACTTACTCTTTGGAACCATTATCAACATCACGGGGGTCATCTCTATCATTACGAGTATATGATCCCCTACCCTTATGCTCATCATGTTCTTTTGATTGTCTTGGTAAACTTGCCTGGCGCTCTTCCTTTCTCATTCCAGCAGCTGCGTAGTCCTTTCGCCTTCTTGGGACAGTAGAGTATAAAAACTATAAGTTCTGAATAGCATAACAAGATTACACCCGTCACATTTAGTAGCATGAAGGAACACAGCTTACTCTTTGGAACTATTATCAGCATCACGGAGGTCATTTCTATCATCACGAGTATATGATCCCCTCTTCTTATGTTCATCATGTTCCTTTGATTGTCTCGGTAAACTTGCCTGGTGCTCTTCCTTTCTCTTTCCAGCAGCTGGGTAGTCCTTTCGCCTTCTTAGGACAGTATTTGTATAAAAATTATTAATTCTGGATAGCTTAACAAGATTACACCCGTCACATTTAGCAGCATGAAGGAACAAAGCTTACTCTTTGGAACCCTTATCAGCACCACGAAGGTCATTTCTATCGTCACGAGTATATGATCCCCTCTTCTTATGCGCACCATGTTCCTTTGATTGTCTTGGTAAACTTGCCTGGTGCTCTTCCTTTCTCTTTCCAGCAGCTGAGTAGTCCTTTTGCCTTCTTGGGACAGTATAGTATTAGAACTGTTAGTTCTGGATAGCATAACAAGAGTACACCCGACACGTTTAGCAGCATGAAGGAACAGAGCTTACTCTTTGGAACCATTATCAGCATCACGGTGCTCATTTCTGTCATCACAAGTATAGGATCCCCTCTTCTTATGTTCATCATGTTCCTTTGATTGTCTTGGCAAACTTGCCTGGTGCTCTTCCTTTCTCTTTCCAGCAGTTGGGTAGTCCTTTTGCCTTCTTGGGACAGTAGAGTATTAAAAATATTAGTTCAGGAtagcatggaagccatcttcttggtacgacagctgatgaagagatacagggagcaaaagaaggaccttcatatggtgttcattgatttggagaaggcctatgataagatacctcggaatgtcatgtggtgggccttggagaaacacaaagtcccaataaagtacattaccctcatcaaggatatgtatgataatgttgtgacaagtgttcgaacaagtgatggcgacaccgataactttccgattagaatagggctacaccaagggtcagctttgagcccttatctttttgatttggtgatggatgaggtcacaagggatatacaaggagatatcccatggtgtatgctctttgcggatgatgtggtgctagtcgataatagccgaacgggggttaatagaaagttaagagttatggaggcggactctagaatcgaaaggttttaggcttagtagaactaaaactgaatacatgaggtgcagttttagtgctactaggcacgaggatggagaggttagccttggtgggcaggtggtaccggagagagacatgtttcgatatttggggtccatgttgcagaaggatggcgatatcgatgaagacgtgggccaccgaatcaaggctaggtggatgaagtggcgccaagcttctggcgtactctgtgacaagagagtgccacaaaagctaaaagacaggttttataggacagctatccgacctgtgatgttgtatggcgcggagtgttggccaaccaagagacgacatatccaacagttaggtgtagcagagatgcgcatgttgagatggatatgtggccacacaaggaaggatcgggtacggaatgacgatatacgagagagacttggggtagcaccgattgaagagaagctggtccagtatcgtctcagatggtttggacatattcaacggaggccaccggaagcgccggtgcatagcggacagataaagcgtgctgagaatgttaagaggggtcgtggtagaccaaacttgacatgggaggagtccgttaagagagacctgaaggtttggaatatcgacaaagacttagccatggacaggggtgcgtggaagttagctatccacgttccaaagccatgacttggcttcgagatcttatgggtttcaactctagcctaccccaacttgtttgggactgaaaggcttggttgttgttgttgttgttgttgttgtagcataCCAAAAGTACCCCCAAGACATTTAGCAGCATGAAGGAACAGAGCTTACTCTTTGGAACCATTATCAGCATCACGGTGCTCATTTCTGTTACCACAAGTATAGGATCCCCTCTTCTTATGTTCATCATGTTCCTTGGATTGTCTTGGTAAACTTGCCTGGTGCTCTTCCTTTCTCTTTCCAGCAGCTGGGTAGTTCTTTTGCCTTCTTGGGACAGTAGAGTATTAAAAATATTAGTTCTGGATAGCATAACAAGAGTACACCCGAGACATTTACCAGCATGAAGGAACAGAGCTTACTCTTTGGAACCGTTATCAGCATCACGGTAGTCATTTCTGTTATCACGAGTATAGGATCCACTCTTCTtatgttcatcatattcctttGATTGCCTTGGTAAACTTGCCTGGCGCTCTTCCTTTCTCTTTCCAGCAGCTGAGTCATCCTTTCGCCTTCTTAGGACAGTAGAGTATAAAAACTATTAGCTCTTGATAGCATAACAAGATTACACCATCACATTTAGCAGCATGAAGGAACAGAGCTTACTCTTTGGAACCATTATGAGCATCGCGGAGCTCCTTTCCATCAATATGAGTATAGGATCTGTGCTTCTTATCGTTATCATGTTCTTTTGACTGGCTTTGTGAATTTGCTTGGGAAGGCTTTTCCATTCTCTTTTGTGAAGCACAGTCAGGTCCTGCACGCCTCCTGTGAACAACATACACCGTTATTACAGAGGTGCAAATGACCAGAAAGTACTAGCATTaacatatgatcaacatggaaatAAATCTAAACTATGCAAACAATGCATGCACTAATTTACGTCTACCAATACTAAACAGAACACCGTTCAGTAATACAAACAGCAAGCGATACAATGACATTAGAATGAAAATCATATATGCAACAACAGCCTTTTCTGAAGTCTAGTTAAAACAGCATGTTTTCTCCCCAACAGACTATATACTCTGATGCCAGTAAATCACTGAAGCCCAAAAGAAGGTTCCGGTGCATCATAACAATGTTAGAATAGCATATACTCGGAACGAAGCTGAGTTTAGTAGGATATCTTCAATCTACTGAACTGTGACTGTTATACAGGATATGCTGCAGAAAACATCTAAATAAGTATATTCTGACTTATGAACTGTGTCTGGTAGACACCACTAAGGATTAAGATGATGTTTGACATCTCAATGAGTATAACAACAGAAGTTCTGGAATAGCAGATTACCCCAGTCAAATTTAGCAGCAGCGAAGGAACGGAACTTACTCATTGTAGCCATTGTCAGCATCAGTACGGTCAATTCCATCATCAGGGGCATAGGATCTCTTCTTATCCTCACGTTCTTTTGTCGGTTGTGGTGATTCCAaccgacactcctttatcttcgggGAAGCAGAGTAGCCATCTCGCTTTCTTGGGGCAGCAGAGTATGAAGATTGAAAACCATTAATTCTCAAAAGCATAACTAGATTATGTCAATAAAATTTGGCAGCAGGAACACAACTTACTTCTTGTAACAATCAACAGAATTATGCCGCCCATTTATATCATCAGGAGAACAGGACCTCCTATTTTCATCCTCATGTTCAGTGGACTGTTTTGGTGATTTTGCCCAGCGCGCTTCCTTTCTCTTTGGGGAAGCAGAGCAGTCATCTCGCCTTCTTGAGTGTGATCCAGAAGATGGTCTGGGTGACCTCCGGCAGGCATGGGATCCCTCACCGTCAGGTGTTACCGGCTTCCTGTCGACATGCAAATTGCTACTACAAAGATACAAACATAAAAAGAAGGAATGTAAATCGTTTACTCATATAAGACCACATGGAAATAATTCTGAACTatgcacacaactcatatcactaATCCTAAACAGCACACACTATTATACAAATAGTGAGCAGTATAATGGTGCAAAAAAACATAGATGCAATCACAATCTTGTCAGAACTAAGGTGAAATCAGGACTTCTCTAGCAAAAAGATTATATTATATAAGCCGGTGCCAAGGGGCTCTCATTCTCTtctttcccttctctctcctcgtcTCTTTGAGAGTCGCCAGCCCTAGCCtagctcctctcacctcctcctccggcggcTCCGCCAGCCAGAGTGGGCATGGGAATGGAGGCCGGGTTGCTGCTCTGTATTGTAGGGGTAGGGTTTAGTCATCGTGGTTTTCCTTGATGGCGTTTGGCTATATGCCGTTGAGAAGCTTGGCATCGGACCCCCCGAGCTACAACGAGTGGAGGCCCCTACATCTAGCTTTCATCAATGGTGGACGACGGCTGAAAGGGGTGGATCCAGCAACGGCTTCAAAAATAAGCTCATATTGACGACGGATCTAGAGGCTTTTCAAGCTGATCCGAGAGGATGGCGGATCTGGCTCGGGACCTCGCAGAGCCAGCATGCCAAGGGATTATCGGTTGGCAGCAGAGCTTTCTCATCTTCTTCAACTTCCTCTGCGTCAACCTCCATCGCCGGAGCTTCGGATCAAACAAAGAATTGTCTCCGACGAGCGATTTGGGCGACTCGGGTGGAACGCTGGATTCAAACGGATTTGCCGCCGAACTCCGACGTCCCCTTCTTCAACCTCCAGAAGAGAGGCCCTTCTTTCCTTGCCCTATGCTGACAAGGTTGTGGCCAGAGATGGTCGCCAAGGCATCTCCGGCGAGGTAGCCGGACGATTCAGGAATCAATTGCATTTTTGCGTTCTCTCTTGGGGTCCTGAATGTAAAACAGGAAGACTTGCTTGTAATTTCTCTATTCTTTATGGACCTCTGCGCAGTATAATACATACTTATGTTAATTTAGGGACTGTGTGGTTTCAAGCCACAACTTGCCACACTTTGCCACACCTCAACTTAGGCAAGTTTGACCAAGTTAGGTGTGTGTTTAGTTCTTGCCACAACTAAAGCGGAAAAAAAATAGCACTAAGCCCCACATGTCATAGATACAAAAAGTGTGGCAAGATTCCCTAAGGCAAGCCAAAGTGCGGCTAACTATTTGAGCACCCAAAGTGTGGCAATATGTGGCAAATATAGTCACAATCCAAACAGGCCCTTAATGCCAGCTCTTGGAAAACTGATGCCAACTGTACACATGTTCTGGAGAAAAGTACTGGACTCTGAAGGTTCAGGTGAATGGTGCGCTCACTCAGAATTAACATGCATCTAGAAGGATATGTATGTAGCCCTAGCAGGAAAGGAAGAACTTTCAATATGATAATGCTTGGGAAAGGAAGAGTTGACCATTTTCATATATTTTGGCAGACAATATAGTGGTACAGGTTATGAGCACGGAAGAAGGCTAAATAGATCACCCATGAGACTTAATTAATATAAGTCCAGTAGACCATTATACACTCCTGGGCGAGAAAAAAACTAAGTTTGTACACCCAGGGTTGATCACAAACTATATGTTATCCAACACAGAGGATCAGCTGTGGCACACATGATTGACACTGTACACAGAACGCCTGGTAAAGAAATCTCTAAAAAGGATAACTAACAAGTACCAATCTATTGCAGGCTGTAATCGATACACTGAAGTAGTGGGTTAAAAGGATGCAGTCTGAGACACCAATAAGTATAACACAATTAGTCCATTAGTCCTGGAATATCACAACTAGATCATGCCGATGACATttagcagcagtcaaggaacatAACTTATTCTCTGGGACCATTAACTGCATCATGGTGGTCATTTCTATCATGAGGGGCATAGGGTCTCCCCTTTGTATCCTTATTATATTCTTCTGACTCTATTGATGATTTTGCCTGGCACTCTTCCTTAATCTTTGGTGAAGCAGAGCAGTCACCTTGCATTCTTAGGTCAGGAGAGTATGAACATAAGTTCTGCATAGCATAACTAGATCACACCAGTAACTTTTAGTAGCAGTTTAGGAACAGAACTTACTCATTGTGACTATGATCAACATGACGGCAGTCATTTCTATCATCAGGAGTATTTGATCTCCACTTCCTATGTTTATCATGTTCTTTTGACTGTCTTGGTGATTGCTCCCGACGCTCTTCTTTTCCCTTTGGGGGAGCAGAGTAGGCATCTCGCCTTCTTGAGTGTGATCCAGAGGATGATCTGGGTGACTTCTGGTGGGGAGATGATCCCTTACCATCAGTTGTTGCCGGACTCCTGTTAACACACATTATTACTACAATGGTGGATATGCACAAAAGGAATGCAATTAACCATTTGTCCATATGGCAACCATAGAAATAAATCTGAACTATGCACATAGATTATGTAACCAATCCTAAATAGAACACTGTTCAGTAATGCAAACAGTGAGCAGCACAATGGGCATTAAAAAAATCATGGATGCAACCACAACCGTGTCAAAAGAATAGTTAAATGCGATATTTTTTCTCACCAATAGATTATATATGCTGATGCCGATGAACTGTCAACTATGTCCTGGAGATAATTACTAAACTCTACAAAGAAGGCTCTGGGGCATGATATCAGTGTCCCTATAGCGAATAATGTACACTCACTCAGTAGTAACATGTTTCTAGTACTCAGTGGTAACATGTTTCTAGCGAGTCACGTGAACTGGCGCACGGTCTCCCGACGATCGAATACGGCGGGCTGGGCGTTCGAGACCTTGAGCGCACGGGGCTCGCCCTCAGACTCAGATGGCTATGGCTCTCGAGGACGGACACCGACCGTGCCTGGCAGGGCCTCGACCTGCAGTTCACACCTGAGGAGCGCAGACTCTTCTACGCCTCCACATCCATGGTGATCGGGGACGGTTTGACAGCCCTATTTTGGGAAGACCGCTGGCTCCACGGTCAGTCCATTCGCGAGCTCGCGCCCCAGCTCTACCTATGCATCCCCAAAAACCGAAGAAAAGCGCGGACGGTGGCGGAGGGCATCGGCGGCAACGCTTGGGCACATGACATCCACGGAGTCGTAGGCCTGCAAGAGATTGGGCAGTACCTGCGGACATGGCAGCTTGTGATGCACACAACTCTGTCCACCGAGCCGGACAAGCTCGTCTGG includes:
- the LOC123448268 gene encoding serine/arginine repetitive matrix protein 1-like isoform X9; its protein translation is MTCVQVPRAMARSRSPKGEGDSRRRSPPRRSSGEQGGRKEQGPVSLLVRNIPHNCRSEDLRVPFEKFGPVWDVHMPKDYYSGEPKGFAFIEFSDPHDASEAQYHMNSKLFCGREIKVVPATAKRKRPEDMRRQTGVRVHSGSKRRHLSRHGRSRSRSHSRSPRHGGRDRSRSHSPAPRRRGDYSASPKRKEECQAKSSGQSKEHDNDKKLGPCTPGDRSEHHDTDNDSNERQATPDYSAVPKRKEECQTKSPKQPNEHDVDKKCVSFSPDKNNCRDADNGHNERDDYSTSSKKKGERLARSPRLSKEHGKDKKQRSYSRDDRSDCRDADNGFKESPATTDGKGSSPHQKSPRSSSGSHSRRRDAYSAPPKGKEERREQSPRQSKEHDKHRKWRSNTPDDRNDCRHVDHSHNDNLHVDRKPVTPDGEGSHACRRSPRPSSGSHSRRRDDCSASPKRKEARWAKSPKQSTEHEDENRRSCSPDDINGRHNSVDCYKKKRDGYSASPKIKECRLESPQPTKEREDKKRSYAPDDGIDRTDADNGYNERRAGPDCASQKRMEKPSQANSQSQSKEHDNDKKHRSYTHIDGKELRDAHNGSKERRKDDSAAGKRKEERQASLPRQSKEYDEHKKSGSYTRDNRNDYRDADNGSKERQKNYPAAGKRKEEHQASLPRQSKEHDEHKKRGSYTCGNRNEHRDADNGSKERQKDYPTAGKRKEEHQASLPRQSKEHDEHKKRGSYTCDDRNEHRDADNGSKERQKDYSAAGKRKEEHQASLPRQSKEHGAHKKRGSYTRDDRNDLRGADKGSKERRKDYPAAGKRKEEHQASLPRQSKEHDEHKKRGSYTRDDRNDLRDADNSSKERRKDYAAAGMRKEERQASLPRQSKEHDEHKGRGSYTRNDRDDPRDVDNGSKESRNDYSAAQKGTEDHRAKSSRQSEEHDNDNKRGSYTVDDRSHHCDADNGSREKRGDFSDSGQRKEEYRGKSLRQLKEHGDNKKRGSDTPADRNDLRDVDNGCNEKLATHGGSPCPGQRSPLPSCGSGSRSEDKTLLDATTDRIMEM
- the LOC123448268 gene encoding serine/arginine repetitive matrix protein 1-like isoform X14, which produces MTCVQVPRAMARSRSPKGEGDSRRRSPPRRSSGEQGGRKEQGPVSLLVRNIPHNCRSEDLRVPFEKFGPVWDVHMPKDYYSGEPKGFAFIEFSDPHDASEAQYHMNSKLFCGREIKVVPATAKRKRPEDMRRQTGVRVHSGSKRRHLSRHGRSRSRSHSRSPRHGGRDRSRSHSPAPRRRGDYSASPKRKEECQAKSSGQSKEHDNDKKLGPCTPGDRSEHHDTDNDSNERQATPDYSAVPKRKEECQTKSPKQPNEHDVDKKCVSFSPDKNNCRDADNGHNERDDYSTSSKKKGERLARSPRLSKEHGKDKKQRSYSRDDRSDCRDADNGFKESPATTDGKGSSPHQKSPRSSSGSHSRRRDAYSAPPKGKEERREQSPRQSKEHDKHRKWRSNTPDDRNDCRHVDHSHNDSNLHVDRKPVTPDGEGSHACRRSPRPSSGSHSRRRDDCSASPKRKEARWAKSPKQSTEHEDENRRSCSPDDINGRHNSVDCYKKKRDGYSASPKIKECRLESPQPTKEREDKKRSYAPDDGIDRTDADNGYNERRAGPDCASQKRMEKPSQANSQSQSKEHDNDKKHRSYTHIDGKELRDAHNGSKERRKDDSAAGKRKEERQASLPRQSKEYDEHKKSGSYTRDNRNDYRDADNGSKERQKNYPAAGKRKEEHQASLPRQSKEHDEHKKRGSYTCGNRNEHRDADNGSKEQKDYSAAGKRKEEHQASLPRQSKEHGAHKKRGSYTRDDRNDLRGADKGSKERRKDYPAAGKRKEEHQASLPRQSKEHDEHKKRGSYTRDDRNDLRDADNSSKERRKDYAAAGMRKEERQASLPRQSKEHDEHKGRGSYTRNDRDDPRDVDNGSKESRNDYSAAQKGTEDHRAKSSRQSEEHDNDNKRGSYTVDDRSHHCDADNGSREKRGDFSDSGQRKEEYRGKSLRQLKEHGDNKKRGSDTPADRNDLRDVDNGCNEKLATHGGSPCPGQRSPLPSCGSGSRSEDKTLLDATTDRIMEM
- the LOC123448268 gene encoding serine/arginine repetitive matrix protein 1-like isoform X12 → MTCVQVPRAMARSRSPKGEGDSRRRSPPRRSSGEQGGRKEQGPVSLLVRNIPHNCRSEDLRVPFEKFGPVWDVHMPKDYYSGEPKGFAFIEFSDPHDASEAQYHMNSKLFCGREIKVVPATAKRKRPEDMRRQTGVRVHSGSKRRHLSRHGRSRSRSHSRSPRHGGRDRSRSHSPAPRRRGDYSASPKRKEECQAKSSGQSKEHDNDKKLGPCTPGDRSEHHDTDNDSNERQATPDYSAVPKRKEECQTKSPKQPNEHDVDKKCVSFSPDKNNCRDADNGHNERDDYSTSSKKKGERLARSPRLSKEHGKDKKQRSYSRDDRSDCRDADNGFKESPATTDGKGSSPHQKSPRSSSGSHSRRRDAYSAPPKGKEERREQSPRQSKEHDKHRKWRSNTPDDRNDCRHVDHSHNDSNLHVDRKPVTPDGEGSHACRRSPRPSSGSHSRRRDDCSASPKRKEARWAKSPKQSTEHEDENRRSCSPDDINGRHNSVDCYKKKRDGYSASPKIKECRLESPQPTKEREDKKRSYAPDDGIDRTDADNGYNERRAGPDCASQKRMEKPSQANSQSQSKEHDNDKKHRSYTHIDGKELRDAHNGSKERRKDDSAAGKRKEERQASLPRQSKEYDEHKKSGSYTRDNRNDYRDADNGSKERQKNYPAAGKRKEEHQASLPRQSKEHDEHKKRGSYTCGNRNEHRDADNGSKERQKDYSAAGKRKEEHQASLPRQSKEHGAHKKRGSYTRDDRNDLRGADKGSKERRKDYPAAGKRKEEHQASLPRQSKEHDEHKKRGSYTRDDRNDLRDADNSSKERRKDYAAAGMRKEERQASLPRQSKEHDEHKGRGSYTRNDRDDPRDVDNGSKESRNDYSAAQKGTEDHRAKSSRQSEEHDNDNKRGSYTVDDRSHHCDADNGSREKRGDFSDSGQRKEEYRGKSLRQLKEHGDNKKRGSDTPADRNDLRDVDNGCNEKLATHGGSPCPGQRSPLPSCGSGSRSEDKTLLDATTDRIMEM
- the LOC123448268 gene encoding serine/arginine repetitive matrix protein 1-like isoform X6 is translated as MTCVQVPRAMARSRSPKGEGDSRRRSPPRRSSGEQGGRKEQGPVSLLVRNIPHNCRSEDLRVPFEKFGPVWDVHMPKDYYSGEPKGFAFIEFSDPHDASEAQYHMNSKLFCGREIKVVPATAKRKRPEDMRRQTGVRVHSGSKRRHLSRHGRSRSRSHSRSPRHGGRDRSRSHSPAPRRRGDYSASPKRKEECQAKSSGQSKEHDNDKKLGPCTPGDRSEHHDTDNDSNERQATPDYSAVPKRKEECQTKSPKQPNEHDVDKKCVSFSPDKNNCRDADNGHNERDDYSTSSKKKGERLARSPRLSKEHGKDKKQRSYSRDDRSDCRDADNGFKESPATTDGKGSSPHQKSPRSSSGSHSRRRDAYSAPPKGKEERREQSPRQSKEHDKHRKWRSNTPDDRNDCRHVDHSHNDSNLHVDRKPVTPDGEGSHACRRSPRPSSGSHSRRRDDCSASPKRKEARWAKSPKQSTEHEDENRRSCSPDDINGRHNSVDCYKKKRDGYSASPKIKECRLESPQPTKEREDKKRSYAPDDGIDRTDADNGYNERRAGPDCASQKRMEKPSQANSQSQSKEHDNDKKHRSYTHIDGKELRDAHNGSKERRKDDSAAGKRKEERQASLPRQSKEYDEHKKSGSYTRDNRNDYRDADNGSKERQKNYPAAGKRKEEHQASLPRQSKEHDEHKKRGSYTCGNRNEHRDADNGSKEQKDYPTAGKRKEEHQASLPRQSKEHDEHKKRGSYTCDDRNEHRDADNGSKERQKDYSAAGKRKEEHQASLPRQSKEHGAHKKRGSYTRDDRNDLRGADKGSKERRKDYPAAGKRKEEHQASLPRQSKEHDEHKKRGSYTRDDRNDLRDADNSSKERRKDYAAAGMRKEERQASLPRQSKEHDEHKGRGSYTRNDRDDPRDVDNGSKESRNDYSAAQKGTEDHRAKSSRQSEEHDNDNKRGSYTVDDRSHHCDADNGSREKRGDFSDSGQRKEEYRGKSLRQLKEHGDNKKRGSDTPADRNDLRDVDNGCNEKLATHGGSPCPGQRSPLPSCGSGSRSEDKTLLDATTDRIMEM